ATCTCAAATGGGGAACATCGCTCATTATATTTCTCTAATTATAGACATTTATCATTAAATGAAATAATATGAGCAACAAAACAATTAGAGAAATTGCGGTAGCTTGGAAAGAGTACAAGCGACCCTATGTGAAGCAGTCCACAATGGCGGCTTATGTGTTAATCTTGGAGAACCACATCCTTCCCACTTTTGGAGAGTGTGATTCGCTCCATGAAGAGATTGTGCAGGACTATGTCCTGCGAAAAATCGAAAGTGGATTAAGTGTAAAATCTGTAAAGGACATTTTGATCGTTCTAAAAATGGTGATGAAGTTCGGGGTAAAAAACGAATGGATGGACTATTATGAATGGGACATCAAATATCCAACCATTTCGACAAACAAAGAGTTGGAGGTTCTATCAGTAGCCAATCACAAAAAGGTGCTCAACCATATTCAAAACCATTTCTCTTTTGCTGGACTTGGTATTTACATTAGTCTATGTACTGGGCTTCGCATAGGGGAGGTCTGTGCCTTGAAATGGAGCGACATCAACACAATGGACGGGACTATTACCGTAAACCGCACAATAGAGCGAATATATATCATTGATGGGACACAAAAACATACAGAGTTGGTTATCAACACTCCCAAAACACAGAACTCATGTAGAGAGATTCCTATGACAAAGGAATTGTTCGCAATGATGAAGCCTCTGAAAAAGGTAGTCAATGATGATTTTTATATTCTAACCAATGCTGAATATCCGACAGAACCGCGTACCTACCGGAATTATTATACCAAACTAATGGAAAAATTAGGTATCCCAAAACTAAAGTATCATGGACTTCGCCATAGCTTTGCCACTCGTTGCATAGAAGCCGGATGTGATTACAAGACAGTTAGTGTATTGCTTGGACATTCCAATATCTCAACGACTTTGGATCTCTATGTTCATCCAAATATGGAACAGAAAAAGCGTTGCATTGCAAAAGTATTCAAGTCACTTGGTAAATGACGAATAAAGAGTGGGAGGATATTCAAATGCAATCCTCTCACTCTCGATTCCAACATGATTGGCGATTTTTGAGTTCGTAAAAGCGAGTCTGCAAATAAGCAACTGGCTGAAATTTATTAACAAATGTACAATCTTACATTTTACGCAGTGGACTGCGTATTTTTACGCACTACAAAGAGGATAGGCTATTTCCTATTTTAGGATGCTATTCGGAAGTTGGCTAAATCAATCTTAGGAATCTGGCAGGTTGATGTCGTTAAATTGGTAAGCGTTTGGACAATAGTCCTGTGTTCATGTTCATCATCGAGTATCTTCACTTATGGGGCGGCATTGCTCCGGCATACCGACATTGGAACTTGAATTATGAAAAATGATTCCTAAAAGAGTTCGCAAAAGAGCAAGAACAGTTCCTA
This sequence is a window from Bacteroides thetaiotaomicron VPI-5482. Protein-coding genes within it:
- a CDS encoding tyrosine-type recombinase/integrase; protein product: MSNKTIREIAVAWKEYKRPYVKQSTMAAYVLILENHILPTFGECDSLHEEIVQDYVLRKIESGLSVKSVKDILIVLKMVMKFGVKNEWMDYYEWDIKYPTISTNKELEVLSVANHKKVLNHIQNHFSFAGLGIYISLCTGLRIGEVCALKWSDINTMDGTITVNRTIERIYIIDGTQKHTELVINTPKTQNSCREIPMTKELFAMMKPLKKVVNDDFYILTNAEYPTEPRTYRNYYTKLMEKLGIPKLKYHGLRHSFATRCIEAGCDYKTVSVLLGHSNISTTLDLYVHPNMEQKKRCIAKVFKSLGK